In a genomic window of Streptomyces pristinaespiralis:
- a CDS encoding sensor histidine kinase, which translates to MRIARQQRPPRTGPAPQDWSTGAQPLTRRLQRLTERLRAFDRRRPLVWDLHLTGVFVFAALVDAAGGWRNVAFNDEVPSWLVLVMSLGFSVPLLWRRGHPLAVLLVMLPFSLANAASGAHLQASFLQMIAVLNIALRLPLRTLVWSLCTVLVPLAVGATAYPVGSWDQQFVPMLYSFALVALLGLAVRSRQEYTASLVERARQLEVERDQQAQLAAAAERTRIAREMHDIIGHNLSVITGLADGGAYAAASSPQRAAQALEAIGTTSRQALTELRRLLDVLREDGDAPPAAELAPQPALTDLERLVDGVRGAGLPVDLTVEGDPGRLPAGRQLTVYRVVQEALTNSLKHGGPKATATVAVRYGADAVTVTVTDTGAGGDATRTGTGRGLAGMRERTAMYDGTLEAGPLRRPPGGWRVRLHLPKEPDQ; encoded by the coding sequence ATGCGCATCGCCCGGCAGCAGCGCCCCCCGCGGACCGGCCCCGCCCCGCAGGACTGGTCGACCGGGGCCCAGCCGCTCACCCGCCGGCTCCAGCGCCTCACCGAACGCCTGCGCGCCTTCGACCGCCGCCGCCCGCTGGTCTGGGACCTCCACCTCACCGGGGTGTTCGTCTTCGCCGCACTGGTGGACGCGGCGGGCGGCTGGCGCAACGTCGCCTTCAACGACGAGGTGCCGTCCTGGCTGGTCCTCGTCATGAGCCTGGGCTTCTCCGTACCGCTGCTGTGGCGGCGCGGCCACCCGCTGGCCGTGCTCCTGGTGATGTTGCCGTTCTCGCTGGCCAACGCGGCATCCGGGGCGCATCTTCAGGCGTCGTTCCTCCAGATGATCGCCGTCCTCAACATCGCGCTGCGCCTGCCGCTGCGGACGCTGGTGTGGTCGCTGTGCACCGTGCTCGTGCCGCTGGCGGTCGGCGCCACGGCCTATCCGGTGGGCAGTTGGGACCAGCAGTTCGTACCGATGCTCTACAGCTTCGCGCTCGTCGCCTTGTTGGGACTCGCGGTCCGCTCACGGCAGGAGTACACGGCCTCCCTGGTCGAGCGGGCCAGACAGCTCGAGGTGGAGCGCGACCAGCAGGCGCAGCTCGCGGCGGCGGCGGAACGCACCCGTATCGCGCGGGAGATGCACGACATCATCGGCCACAACCTGTCGGTCATCACCGGCCTTGCGGACGGCGGCGCCTACGCGGCCGCGAGCTCTCCTCAGCGGGCCGCCCAGGCTCTCGAAGCCATCGGCACAACCAGCCGACAGGCCCTGACGGAGCTGCGGCGACTTCTGGACGTCCTGCGCGAGGACGGGGATGCCCCACCCGCCGCGGAGCTCGCCCCGCAGCCGGCCCTGACCGACCTGGAACGGCTGGTCGACGGAGTACGGGGAGCGGGCCTGCCGGTGGACCTGACGGTCGAGGGTGACCCGGGCCGGCTGCCCGCGGGACGCCAGCTGACGGTCTACCGCGTGGTGCAGGAGGCCCTGACCAACTCCCTGAAGCACGGCGGCCCGAAGGCGACGGCCACCGTCGCCGTGCGGTACGGGGCGGACGCGGTCACCGTCACGGTCACGGACACCGGGGCCGGCGGGGACGCCACACGCACGGGCACCGGCCGCGGGCTGGCCGGTATGCGCGAGCGAACCGCCATGTACGACGGCACACTTGAGGCCGGTCCGCTGCGTCGGCCCCCTGGGGGCTGGCGCGTCCGTCTCCACCTCCCGAAGGAACCCGACCAGTGA
- a CDS encoding ATP-binding SpoIIE family protein phosphatase — MNFTRWSARLPGTQRRAAARGSDRGLSPAQRSEGSVPAARGEYGHSEPLPDVPALEDFSVPEMLGRLPALVALVHGPEHRIVYVNDAYAAAFGPRPAGATVADVCPELTELGLLPLMDQVLRSGKPRTVKSRRIQGTGESARRGEGSYTITCLPAERADGSKETEGVFVFAADVTDHAEAAERLRASERRHRETAVTLQRSLLPQELEQPDDLRFAATYQPGGIDAAVGGDWYDVITLGAGRTALVIGDVMGRGVRAAAVMGQLRTAVRAYARLDLPPHEVLQLLDGLASEIDASQIATCVYAVHDPNEGRLVYASAGHLPILVRDEDGTVHKAAEPTGPPLGTGGWLHTSGAIDLPPGSTAVLYTDGLVERRGEDIDEGVAALERALSGATGTPQVVCDRLIRSLGVTAEHDDDVAVLVLQHPTRKGADAELFHNAALDLLGGIEAAPRARAFASGVLASWRFPPELHDLGVLAVSELVANSLQHGTPPMRLRLRRTDRRLIVEVTDGDDHLPRRRRAETEDEAGRGISIIATIASSWGSRRTPGGGKAVWCEFALPR; from the coding sequence GTGAACTTCACGCGTTGGAGCGCCAGGCTCCCCGGTACGCAGCGCCGCGCCGCGGCGCGGGGATCCGACCGAGGGCTCTCCCCGGCGCAGCGGTCCGAGGGCTCCGTGCCCGCGGCCCGCGGCGAGTACGGTCACTCCGAGCCCCTGCCCGACGTCCCGGCGCTGGAAGACTTCTCCGTACCGGAGATGCTGGGCCGCCTGCCCGCCCTGGTCGCGCTCGTCCACGGCCCCGAGCACCGCATCGTCTACGTGAACGACGCCTATGCCGCCGCCTTCGGGCCGCGGCCGGCCGGGGCGACCGTCGCCGACGTGTGCCCCGAGCTCACGGAGCTGGGTCTGCTGCCGCTGATGGACCAGGTGCTGCGCAGCGGCAAGCCCCGCACGGTCAAGTCCCGCAGGATCCAGGGCACCGGGGAGTCCGCCCGGCGCGGCGAGGGGTCGTACACGATCACCTGCCTGCCCGCGGAGCGCGCGGACGGCAGCAAGGAGACCGAGGGGGTGTTCGTCTTCGCGGCCGACGTCACCGACCACGCGGAGGCGGCGGAGCGTCTGCGGGCCAGCGAGCGCAGACATCGCGAGACGGCCGTGACGCTTCAGCGTTCGCTGCTCCCGCAGGAACTGGAACAGCCCGACGACCTCCGCTTCGCCGCCACCTATCAGCCCGGCGGCATCGACGCCGCCGTCGGCGGCGACTGGTACGACGTGATCACGCTCGGCGCGGGGCGCACGGCGCTGGTCATCGGCGATGTGATGGGCCGAGGGGTGCGCGCTGCCGCGGTCATGGGCCAACTGCGCACCGCCGTCCGCGCCTACGCCCGCCTCGACCTGCCGCCGCACGAGGTGCTCCAGCTGCTGGACGGCCTGGCGTCCGAGATCGACGCCAGCCAGATCGCCACCTGCGTGTACGCGGTCCACGACCCGAACGAAGGCCGGCTCGTCTACGCCTCCGCCGGTCATCTGCCCATCCTCGTGCGCGACGAGGACGGCACGGTCCACAAGGCGGCGGAGCCGACCGGGCCGCCGCTCGGCACCGGCGGCTGGCTGCACACCTCCGGCGCCATCGACCTGCCGCCCGGCTCCACCGCCGTCCTCTATACGGACGGCCTGGTGGAACGCCGTGGCGAGGACATCGACGAAGGGGTGGCCGCGCTGGAGCGCGCGCTGTCCGGGGCGACCGGCACCCCGCAGGTGGTCTGCGACCGGCTGATCCGTTCCCTGGGCGTCACCGCGGAGCACGACGACGACGTGGCAGTGCTCGTGCTTCAGCACCCGACGCGGAAGGGGGCGGACGCGGAGCTGTTCCACAACGCCGCCCTGGACCTGCTCGGAGGCATCGAGGCGGCGCCGCGTGCCCGGGCGTTCGCGTCAGGGGTGCTCGCCTCGTGGCGGTTCCCGCCGGAGCTGCACGACCTCGGTGTCCTGGCGGTCAGCGAGCTGGTCGCCAATTCCCTCCAGCACGGAACCCCGCCCATGCGCCTTCGACTCCGCCGCACCGACCGCCGCCTGATCGTCGAGGTGACGGACGGGGACGACCACCTGCCGCGCCGGCGCCGCGCCGAGACGGAGGACGAGGCGGGCCGCGGGATCTCCATCATCGCGACGATCGCCTCGTCCTGGGGGAGCCGCCGCACTCCGGGCGGCGGCAAAGCGGTCTGGTGCGAGTTCGCCCTGCCGCGCTGA
- a CDS encoding GNAT family N-acetyltransferase yields MEHVIRRVRAEEWARARDLRLAALQDPLAPIAFYESYEQALGQPDSFWQERTSSAAAGVDVVQFVAEAPDGRWDGTVSVLVEPKGSARIGKPAPVDQTHVVGVFVRAEARGSGLAAELFRAALDWSWALDEPRVDRVRLLFHEDNERAAGLYRKVGFVPSDDTAPVPEDPPAREYEIRR; encoded by the coding sequence ATGGAACACGTGATCCGGCGCGTGCGTGCCGAGGAGTGGGCACGCGCCCGCGACCTGCGGCTGGCCGCCCTTCAGGACCCCCTTGCCCCGATAGCGTTCTACGAGTCGTACGAGCAGGCCCTCGGGCAGCCCGACTCCTTCTGGCAGGAGCGCACCTCGTCGGCGGCCGCCGGGGTGGACGTCGTGCAGTTCGTGGCCGAGGCGCCGGACGGCAGGTGGGACGGCACGGTGTCCGTGCTGGTGGAGCCCAAGGGCAGCGCGCGCATCGGCAAGCCGGCGCCGGTCGACCAGACCCATGTGGTGGGGGTGTTCGTGCGGGCGGAGGCGCGCGGCAGCGGGCTCGCGGCGGAGTTGTTCCGTGCCGCCCTGGACTGGTCGTGGGCGCTGGACGAGCCGCGTGTGGACCGGGTCCGGCTGCTGTTCCACGAGGACAACGAGCGGGCCGCGGGCCTGTACCGCAAGGTCGGGTTCGTGCCGAGCGACGACACCGCGCCGGTGCCAGAGGACCCGCCGGCCCGGGAGTACGAGATCCGGCGGTAG
- a CDS encoding response regulator, with amino-acid sequence MTTVLIVDDQPMQRFGFRMLLESQDDMAVVGEAGNGTDAVRQTAELHPDVVLMDIRMPGLDGIEATRRIVASGARTRVLIVTTFDLDEYAYKGLRAGASGFLIKDAMPEELLSGIRAVAAGDAVVAPSLTRRLLDTYVQHLPESTAAGTVEPVPDERLARLTEREREILTVIGQGWTNTEIASRFHLAESTVKTHVSRILAKTGARDRVQAVILAYDTRLVNPS; translated from the coding sequence GTGACGACCGTTCTCATCGTCGACGACCAGCCCATGCAGCGTTTCGGCTTCCGGATGCTGCTGGAGAGCCAGGACGACATGGCGGTGGTGGGCGAGGCCGGGAACGGCACCGACGCGGTGCGGCAGACCGCCGAACTCCACCCCGACGTCGTCCTGATGGACATCCGTATGCCGGGTCTCGACGGGATCGAGGCGACGCGCCGCATCGTCGCCTCGGGCGCCCGCACACGCGTCCTCATCGTCACGACGTTCGACCTGGACGAGTACGCCTACAAGGGCCTGCGGGCCGGCGCGAGCGGCTTCCTCATCAAGGACGCGATGCCCGAGGAACTGCTCTCCGGCATCCGGGCGGTGGCCGCCGGGGACGCTGTGGTGGCTCCGAGCCTCACACGCCGGCTGCTGGACACGTATGTGCAGCACCTGCCGGAGTCCACGGCCGCCGGGACGGTCGAGCCGGTGCCGGACGAGCGTCTGGCGCGGCTGACGGAGAGGGAGCGGGAGATCCTGACGGTGATCGGCCAGGGCTGGACGAACACGGAGATCGCGAGCCGGTTCCACCTCGCCGAATCGACGGTGAAGACCCACGTGAGCCGCATCCTCGCGAAGACCGGCGCGAGGGACCGGGTCCAGGCGGTCATCCTGGCGTACGACACCAGGCTGGTGAATCCGTCGTGA
- a CDS encoding NAD(P)/FAD-dependent oxidoreductase: protein MVKAANTRGTTPDTPPRKRILVVGGGYVGMYTALRLQRKLKPELARGEMEIVVVTPDPYMTYQPFLPEAAAGSISPRHVVIPLRRVLGRCTIVIGEAKAVDHAKRTATVSTLATEEEGAGAVEITYDELVIAPGSISRTLPVPGLADFGIGFKTVEEAIGLRNHVIEQMDIASSTRDPAIRDAALTFVFVGGGYAGVEALAELEDMARYTSRYYHNIKPEDLKWILVEAQGRILPEVGEQMGRYAVRELRARNIDVRLETRLDSCEDRVAVLSDGSRFPTRTLVWTAGVKPAPVLAATDLPLNERGRLKCTARLSVEGVDHAWAAGDAAAVPDVTSDRPGAECAPNAQHAVRQTKVLAENIVASLRGAPMQDYAHKYAGSVASLGLHKGVAHVYGRKLKGYPAWMMHRAYHLSRVPTFNRKARVLAEWTLSGLFKREIVSLGSLEHPRAEFELAAGGGRPANGSKEQPSAGREEGPQEQSADGSPDGPKGS, encoded by the coding sequence ATGGTGAAGGCTGCAAACACCCGGGGCACGACCCCCGACACCCCGCCGCGCAAACGCATTCTCGTCGTCGGCGGCGGTTACGTCGGGATGTACACCGCGCTGCGCCTCCAGCGGAAGCTGAAGCCCGAGCTGGCGCGTGGCGAGATGGAAATCGTCGTGGTCACACCGGACCCCTATATGACGTATCAGCCGTTCCTCCCGGAGGCAGCGGCCGGTTCCATCTCCCCACGCCACGTCGTGATCCCCCTCCGCCGTGTCCTCGGCAGATGCACGATCGTCATCGGCGAGGCCAAGGCCGTGGACCACGCGAAGCGCACGGCGACGGTCAGCACGCTCGCGACCGAGGAGGAGGGCGCCGGCGCCGTCGAGATCACCTACGACGAGCTCGTCATCGCGCCCGGGTCCATCTCCCGCACCCTTCCCGTCCCCGGCCTCGCCGACTTCGGCATCGGTTTCAAGACGGTCGAGGAGGCGATCGGCCTGCGCAACCACGTCATCGAGCAGATGGACATCGCCTCGTCCACCCGGGACCCCGCCATCCGGGACGCCGCCCTGACCTTCGTCTTCGTCGGCGGCGGCTACGCGGGAGTCGAAGCCCTGGCCGAGCTCGAGGACATGGCCCGCTACACCTCCCGCTACTACCACAACATCAAGCCGGAGGACCTGAAGTGGATCCTCGTCGAGGCCCAGGGGCGGATCCTTCCCGAGGTCGGCGAGCAGATGGGCAGGTATGCCGTACGTGAGCTGCGCGCGCGCAACATCGACGTACGCCTGGAGACGCGTCTCGACTCCTGCGAGGACCGGGTCGCCGTTCTGAGCGACGGATCCCGCTTCCCCACCAGGACGCTCGTGTGGACGGCCGGCGTCAAACCCGCCCCGGTCCTCGCCGCCACGGACCTGCCCCTGAACGAGAGAGGACGGCTCAAGTGCACCGCCCGTCTCTCCGTCGAAGGCGTCGACCACGCCTGGGCCGCCGGTGACGCCGCGGCCGTCCCGGACGTCACGTCCGACAGGCCCGGGGCGGAGTGCGCGCCCAACGCGCAGCACGCCGTGCGCCAGACCAAGGTGCTCGCGGAGAACATCGTGGCCTCGCTGCGCGGCGCGCCCATGCAGGACTACGCGCACAAATACGCCGGATCGGTCGCGTCCCTCGGCCTGCACAAGGGCGTCGCGCACGTCTACGGGCGCAAGCTGAAGGGCTATCCGGCCTGGATGATGCACCGGGCCTACCACCTCAGCCGGGTGCCGACCTTCAACCGCAAGGCACGGGTGTTGGCCGAATGGACCCTCTCCGGACTCTTCAAGCGTGAGATCGTCTCTCTCGGCTCGCTGGAACACCCGCGCGCCGAGTTCGAACTCGCGGCGGGAGGCGGACGACCCGCGAACGGCTCGAAGGAGCAGCCGTCCGCCGGCCGGGAGGAAGGGCCCCAGGAGCAGTCGGCCGACGGATCACCCGACGGTCCCAAGGGGTCCTGA
- a CDS encoding ABC transporter permease, with protein sequence MSTYELTPTRVLRSEWHKLWTLRSTWITLMSAGLLTFGIGLLMGATYETGGGDGDVDVVVLTLIGVQFAQIAFAVLGILVTAGEYSTGMIRASMTTVPRRLPVLWSKAAVFGAVTLAVTLVTAFVTFPVAQLFFAGTDQEASLGDPGVTRALVGSSAGLTLLGLIALGLGALVRSVPGAIGAFIGGLMVLPEVIAMLPYEFVADALKYFPTKALEALMSAEAVPGAASPGGALTALALWAAATLAAAGVVLKRRDV encoded by the coding sequence ATGAGCACGTACGAGCTGACCCCGACCCGCGTCCTGCGCTCCGAGTGGCACAAGCTGTGGACGCTGCGCTCGACCTGGATCACCCTGATGTCGGCCGGGCTGCTGACGTTCGGCATCGGCCTCCTCATGGGCGCGACCTACGAGACGGGCGGCGGCGACGGAGACGTGGACGTCGTCGTACTCACCCTCATCGGCGTCCAGTTCGCGCAGATCGCGTTCGCCGTCCTCGGCATCCTGGTGACCGCGGGCGAGTACTCGACAGGCATGATCCGCGCCTCGATGACCACCGTGCCCCGCAGGCTCCCGGTCCTGTGGTCCAAGGCGGCCGTCTTCGGCGCCGTCACCCTCGCCGTCACCCTCGTCACCGCGTTCGTCACCTTCCCCGTGGCGCAGCTCTTCTTCGCCGGCACCGACCAGGAGGCGTCCCTCGGCGACCCCGGAGTCACGCGCGCCCTCGTGGGCAGCTCGGCCGGGCTCACCCTGCTGGGGCTGATCGCCCTCGGCCTGGGCGCGCTGGTGCGGTCGGTGCCCGGCGCCATCGGCGCGTTCATCGGCGGCCTGATGGTCCTGCCCGAGGTGATCGCCATGCTCCCGTACGAGTTCGTGGCCGATGCCCTGAAGTACTTCCCGACCAAGGCCCTGGAGGCCCTGATGTCGGCGGAGGCGGTCCCTGGAGCGGCGTCACCCGGTGGCGCGCTGACGGCCCTGGCCCTGTGGGCGGCGGCGACACTGGCCGCGGCCGGCGTCGTGCTCAAGCGCCGGGACGTCTGA
- a CDS encoding MarR family winged helix-turn-helix transcriptional regulator: protein MPTETPEASLTSGPHEPSLDEQIAAYQREFGDLDPQVEKVVSALGRLNRRMNVAYGRQVADLGISNTEWEVLKTLVLSGSPYRMGPGELAKRLGLTPAAMTHRIDRMAGEGLVTRDRDENNRVRVIVELTDEGRAKWLEAMRMATNFEEDLLQDLSGDERAVLGELLIRVLRRVEHDQPDAGGRLTDLD, encoded by the coding sequence ATGCCTACCGAGACCCCCGAGGCCTCCCTGACGTCCGGCCCGCACGAGCCGAGCCTCGATGAGCAGATCGCCGCCTACCAGCGCGAATTCGGCGATCTCGACCCCCAGGTCGAGAAGGTGGTCTCCGCTCTCGGCCGGCTCAACCGCCGGATGAACGTCGCGTACGGACGCCAGGTGGCAGACCTCGGCATCAGCAACACCGAGTGGGAGGTCCTGAAGACGCTGGTGCTCTCGGGCTCCCCCTATCGGATGGGCCCCGGTGAACTCGCCAAGCGACTCGGACTCACCCCTGCCGCGATGACGCACCGCATCGACCGGATGGCCGGCGAGGGCCTGGTCACCCGAGACCGCGACGAGAACAACCGTGTGCGCGTGATCGTCGAGCTGACGGACGAGGGCCGCGCCAAGTGGCTCGAGGCGATGCGCATGGCGACGAACTTCGAGGAGGACCTGCTCCAGGACCTCTCGGGCGACGAGCGGGCGGTCCTCGGCGAGCTGCTCATCCGCGTCCTGCGCCGGGTGGAACACGACCAGCCGGACGCCGGCGGGCGCCTCACCGACCTGGACTAG
- a CDS encoding type IV secretory system conjugative DNA transfer family protein, with the protein MHEGRQRQGGGRPGERQGGIPDGLLVGLLAFLLGLTLLVWSATGLAGLFAHGAWPAGVTFGNTPTAMRELAAAPHDLAGAWPATPPAELSGYGLFWGLLIGQLMVLIVLTVFTLGTVARWRAVRAAAREEGRRPREQGPREQQPHHEPPVHARHVPETAAAPVEDTRVEAAAPVAAPLATVPAPRTRAPRVLYGDRTVRRPAAVQALLDADGPALVVTSDPAVWAGTKDARAKLGPVLVYDPGHLCDTPARLHWSPTAHCEDDRTAAARAVALLAPVRPLALMDAAMADTAETLLRCWLHAAAVDGRPFRQVHRWAQGTGAHEPVRILRTHPKATAGLAGLLESALTAHPERREVAQQLALRALSALSSVHIREACTPNRTDSLALESFVNAAGTLYVVGEPIEDPRTHPGAMPLLTALAADVVEHGRRMAARSSDGRLDPPLTLVLDDVAAVAPFPRLPELLSAGQDQGLPAVALLRSPEQARARWQDPLPSH; encoded by the coding sequence ATGCACGAGGGGCGTCAGAGACAGGGCGGCGGCCGGCCCGGCGAGCGCCAAGGGGGCATCCCCGACGGCCTTCTGGTCGGACTGCTGGCCTTCCTCCTCGGCCTGACGCTGCTCGTGTGGTCGGCCACGGGTCTCGCGGGCCTGTTCGCCCACGGAGCCTGGCCGGCCGGCGTCACCTTCGGCAACACACCGACGGCCATGCGGGAACTGGCCGCCGCCCCGCACGACCTGGCCGGCGCCTGGCCCGCCACGCCGCCCGCCGAGCTGTCGGGCTACGGACTGTTCTGGGGCCTGCTCATCGGCCAGTTGATGGTGCTGATCGTGCTCACGGTGTTCACGCTCGGCACCGTGGCCCGCTGGAGGGCCGTCCGGGCGGCGGCACGCGAGGAGGGTCGCCGGCCGCGGGAGCAGGGCCCCCGGGAACAGCAACCGCACCACGAGCCCCCCGTACACGCGCGGCACGTTCCTGAAACCGCTGCCGCTCCCGTCGAGGACACACGCGTGGAAGCGGCGGCCCCCGTGGCGGCACCGCTCGCCACCGTCCCGGCCCCTCGCACCCGTGCACCGCGCGTGCTGTACGGCGACCGCACCGTACGCCGCCCCGCCGCCGTGCAGGCCCTCCTCGACGCGGACGGCCCCGCGCTCGTCGTCACCTCCGACCCGGCGGTGTGGGCCGGCACCAAGGACGCACGGGCCAAGCTCGGCCCCGTACTGGTCTACGACCCCGGGCACCTGTGCGACACCCCCGCCCGGCTCCACTGGTCCCCGACGGCCCACTGCGAGGACGACAGGACGGCGGCGGCCCGTGCGGTCGCCCTGCTGGCGCCGGTGCGCCCCCTGGCGCTCATGGACGCCGCCATGGCGGACACGGCGGAGACGCTCCTGCGCTGCTGGCTGCACGCCGCGGCCGTCGACGGCCGCCCGTTCCGCCAGGTCCACCGCTGGGCCCAGGGCACCGGCGCCCACGAGCCGGTACGCATCCTGCGCACCCACCCCAAGGCCACGGCCGGGCTCGCCGGCCTCCTCGAGTCGGCTCTCACCGCGCACCCGGAACGGCGGGAGGTGGCTCAGCAGTTGGCCCTGCGGGCGCTGTCCGCGCTGTCCTCCGTCCACATCCGCGAAGCGTGCACACCGAATCGAACGGATTCGCTCGCCCTGGAATCATTCGTGAACGCAGCGGGCACGCTGTATGTGGTGGGTGAACCGATCGAGGATCCGCGCACCCACCCCGGCGCGATGCCTCTGTTGACGGCGCTCGCCGCAGACGTGGTCGAGCACGGCCGCCGCATGGCCGCACGGTCATCCGACGGTCGGCTCGACCCACCACTGACGCTCGTGCTCGACGACGTCGCGGCCGTCGCCCCGTTCCCCCGCCTCCCCGAACTGCTGTCGGCCGGCCAGGACCAGGGTTTGCCGGCCGTCGCCCTCCTGCGCTCCCCCGAACAGGCCCGCGCCCGCTGGCAGGACCCGCTCCCCTCGCACTGA
- a CDS encoding MFS transporter, producing MRRIQAGNALSAFGLGFTVPYLYVYVAQVRDLGASTAGAVLAVFAMAALVALPFTGRVIDRRGPLPVLVAAAVLASAGAVGMGLSGSIPAVVLSAALLGAGTAVMQPALATMIVWCSETATRTRAFATQFFLQNLGLGVGGLIGGHIVDESRPSSFTLLFGIEAAMFLVLAAIALTVRLPHSPTLHDSRPSGAESGAKGGLRALLGHRAMVQLLVLGFVLFFACYGQFESGLAAYGTEAAGIEPATLGTALAANTAVIVLAQFLVLRFVEQRRRSRVIASVGLIWAVAWLAAGYAGLGNGSQAMATAAFISTYALFGLGEAMLSPTVAPLVADLAPEAMVGQYNSAFALVKQLALAVGPAVGGPMGAALHGPYIVTFVLFSLSVTVLALRLGKRLTPVQDRPSLAARTRVVAVHKPEEAVAPAR from the coding sequence ATGCGCCGGATCCAGGCGGGTAACGCGCTGAGCGCGTTCGGGCTCGGCTTCACCGTCCCCTACCTCTACGTCTATGTGGCGCAGGTGCGGGATCTGGGCGCGAGCACGGCGGGTGCCGTGCTCGCGGTCTTCGCCATGGCCGCGCTCGTCGCTCTGCCCTTCACCGGGCGGGTCATCGATCGCAGGGGGCCGTTGCCCGTACTCGTCGCCGCCGCGGTGCTCGCCTCCGCCGGGGCCGTCGGCATGGGCCTGTCCGGCAGCATCCCGGCAGTCGTCCTGTCGGCCGCGCTGCTCGGCGCCGGTACGGCGGTGATGCAGCCGGCCCTCGCCACGATGATCGTCTGGTGCTCGGAGACGGCCACCCGTACCCGTGCCTTCGCCACACAGTTCTTCCTGCAGAACCTGGGACTCGGCGTCGGCGGCCTGATCGGCGGACACATCGTCGACGAGAGCCGGCCGTCGAGCTTCACCCTGCTGTTCGGTATCGAGGCGGCCATGTTCCTCGTGCTCGCGGCGATCGCCCTGACCGTGCGGCTCCCCCACTCCCCGACGCTCCACGACTCCCGGCCGTCCGGCGCGGAGTCCGGAGCCAAGGGCGGACTGCGGGCGCTGCTCGGCCACCGGGCCATGGTGCAGTTGCTCGTCCTGGGCTTCGTGCTCTTCTTCGCCTGCTACGGCCAGTTCGAGTCGGGTCTCGCCGCGTACGGCACCGAGGCGGCCGGTATCGAGCCCGCGACTCTCGGCACGGCCCTCGCGGCCAACACCGCGGTCATCGTGCTGGCGCAGTTCCTGGTGCTGCGGTTCGTGGAGCAGCGCAGGCGCAGCAGGGTCATCGCCTCAGTGGGGCTCATCTGGGCCGTGGCGTGGCTGGCGGCGGGATACGCGGGCCTCGGCAACGGCAGTCAGGCCATGGCGACGGCCGCGTTCATCTCGACGTACGCGCTGTTCGGCCTCGGCGAGGCGATGCTCTCGCCGACCGTGGCGCCGCTGGTCGCGGACCTCGCCCCGGAGGCGATGGTCGGTCAGTACAACTCGGCCTTCGCGCTGGTCAAGCAGCTCGCCCTGGCGGTGGGCCCGGCCGTCGGCGGGCCGATGGGCGCCGCGCTGCACGGGCCGTACATCGTGACGTTCGTGCTGTTCTCGCTCTCGGTCACGGTGCTGGCGCTCCGCCTGGGCAAGCGGCTCACCCCGGTGCAGGACCGGCCGTCGCTCGCTGCGAGGACCCGCGTGGTCGCCGTGCACAAGCCCGAAGAAGCGGTCGCCCCCGCCCGCTGA
- a CDS encoding ATP-binding cassette domain-containing protein translates to MTRPHGIEAVELTKRYGDRTVVHDLTFSVRPGSVTGFLGPNGAGKSTTMRLLLGLDAPTRGHSTVGGRPYPDHPAPLTEVGALLEARSIHPGRTARNHLLALAHTHGIPPSRVEEVIGMTGLTEVAGRRVKGFSLGMGQRLGIAAALLGDPATLILDEPVNGLDPDGVLWIRTLLKSLAAEGRTVLVSSHLMSEMALTADHLVIIGRGRLLADTTVEAFVRDAGASAVKVVSPEAASLAGVLGGPGVEVERTGPDGLLVRGTDSRSIGRTAATHCIPLFELTPVTASLEQAFMDLTHEAVEYQAVPLEGAAA, encoded by the coding sequence ATGACCAGACCGCACGGCATCGAGGCCGTCGAACTCACCAAGCGCTACGGCGACAGGACCGTCGTCCACGACCTCACCTTCAGCGTCAGGCCGGGCTCCGTCACCGGCTTCCTCGGACCGAACGGCGCCGGCAAGTCCACCACCATGCGCCTCCTGCTCGGCCTCGACGCGCCCACCCGCGGACACTCCACCGTCGGCGGACGCCCCTACCCGGACCATCCGGCGCCCCTCACCGAGGTCGGGGCCCTGCTGGAGGCCCGCTCGATCCATCCCGGGCGCACCGCCAGGAACCACCTGCTCGCCCTCGCCCACACCCACGGCATCCCGCCCTCCCGCGTCGAAGAGGTCATCGGCATGACCGGCCTGACCGAGGTCGCCGGCCGGCGGGTCAAAGGCTTCAGCCTCGGCATGGGCCAGCGCCTCGGGATCGCCGCCGCCCTCCTCGGCGACCCGGCCACCCTGATCCTCGACGAACCCGTCAACGGACTCGACCCCGACGGCGTCCTGTGGATCCGGACGCTCCTGAAGTCCCTCGCCGCGGAGGGCCGCACGGTCCTCGTCTCCTCGCACCTCATGAGCGAGATGGCCCTCACCGCCGACCACCTCGTCATCATCGGCCGCGGCAGGCTGCTCGCCGACACGACGGTGGAGGCGTTCGTCCGGGACGCGGGCGCGTCCGCGGTGAAGGTGGTCTCACCCGAGGCGGCATCCCTCGCCGGGGTCCTCGGCGGACCCGGCGTCGAGGTGGAGCGCACAGGCCCGGACGGACTGCTCGTGCGGGGCACGGACAGCCGGAGCATCGGCCGTACCGCCGCCACGCACTGCATCCCCCTGTTCGAACTGACCCCCGTCACCGCCTCGCTGGAGCAGGCCTTCATGGACCTCACGCACGAGGCGGTCGAGTACCAGGCCGTCCCGCTCGAAGGAGCAGCAGCATGA